In Thermospira aquatica, the following proteins share a genomic window:
- a CDS encoding M23 family metallopeptidase, with translation MSFLRLLVLFLAWLPLGVFAQVKLITNRVGNEWIFTVTNAFACPVQVQLMFSNQNGEKEAVHLVVPAYSEQVVLSLTNTKNPLFRFSYELGDPFVEPKDVEYWLPLAPGQLVRVTQGYNTRFSHKGKNAYSIDFALAIGTPVYAARDGVVVMTKSNGVRGGNRKAYRRHANYVIIYHNDGTFAHYVHLKYKGVVVKPGDYVRAGQLIGYSGNTGWTRGPHLHFMVTRSGYMDRLSIPTRFYASSGSLSNLVAREFYLVEHPTSQIAHVTVTNTNSVDLDAIGEDEGDVGAP, from the coding sequence ATGTCTTTTTTGCGACTCCTGGTTTTGTTTTTAGCGTGGCTACCTCTTGGAGTATTTGCACAGGTAAAGCTTATAACCAATCGTGTAGGAAATGAATGGATTTTTACGGTAACCAATGCTTTTGCCTGTCCTGTCCAGGTTCAATTGATGTTTTCCAATCAAAATGGAGAAAAGGAGGCGGTACACCTGGTAGTGCCTGCCTATTCTGAACAGGTAGTACTGAGTTTGACGAATACCAAAAACCCTCTCTTTCGTTTTTCTTACGAGCTTGGCGATCCTTTTGTGGAACCCAAGGATGTAGAGTATTGGCTTCCCCTTGCTCCGGGTCAGTTAGTGCGTGTCACACAGGGGTACAATACACGATTTTCTCACAAGGGCAAAAATGCCTACAGTATTGATTTTGCTCTGGCCATAGGAACACCTGTCTATGCAGCTCGGGATGGGGTTGTGGTGATGACAAAGAGTAACGGTGTGCGTGGGGGAAACCGAAAAGCCTATCGACGGCATGCAAACTATGTGATTATTTATCATAATGATGGGACGTTTGCCCATTATGTTCATCTTAAGTATAAAGGTGTTGTGGTAAAACCAGGGGATTATGTCCGTGCAGGACAGCTTATAGGTTATAGTGGCAATACCGGATGGACCAGGGGACCGCATCTCCATTTTATGGTGACTCGTTCAGGATATATGGATCGGTTGAGTATTCCTACGCGTTTTTATGCAAGTAGCGGTTCTCTTTCTAACCTCGTGGCAAGAGAGTTTTATCTCGTAGAGCATCCTACATCCCAGATTGCCCATGTGACGGTAACCAATACCAATTCTGTTGATCTTGATGCCATTGGAGAGGATGAGGGTGATGTAGGTGCTCCGTAA
- a CDS encoding sensor domain-containing diguanylate cyclase, with the protein MSVTDITQLKQQQKEIEAKNELIFTLLRYLPYPIVAFKEDGVICFYNDFFVREICPFEVENGRTTIEEIKRAIALPANLLYPEHKGKEITEITVKHSKNTRHYRLEQFRIGEFGTESCRILWSFQNITAYHKLIHSLKKELHRDFLTGLYNRRGMEEILPVEWRRAQREKTSLAFLMLDIDFFKNYNDSLGHAAGDQCLQLVAEVLRGACYRPGDFIFRYGGEEFFILLTNTSKEGALIVANRIQDNLEKKAIPHPASKISSYVTVSIGMSVPDVNVESWKEGVKQADVALYQAKQNGRKRIEVFQG; encoded by the coding sequence GTGAGTGTCACTGATATCACCCAGCTCAAACAGCAGCAAAAAGAAATTGAAGCCAAAAACGAGCTTATTTTTACTCTTCTCAGGTATCTTCCGTATCCTATTGTTGCCTTTAAAGAAGATGGGGTGATATGTTTCTATAATGATTTCTTTGTCAGGGAAATCTGTCCTTTTGAAGTTGAGAATGGTCGGACCACTATTGAGGAGATCAAACGAGCGATAGCTCTTCCCGCGAATCTCCTTTATCCGGAGCATAAAGGGAAAGAGATCACGGAAATCACCGTCAAACATTCTAAGAATACCCGCCACTACCGTCTGGAACAGTTCCGCATAGGCGAGTTTGGGACGGAATCCTGTCGAATTCTCTGGAGTTTTCAAAACATTACGGCGTATCATAAGCTTATACACTCTCTTAAAAAAGAACTTCACAGGGATTTTTTAACAGGGCTCTACAATCGTCGTGGCATGGAGGAAATTCTTCCGGTAGAATGGCGACGGGCCCAAAGAGAAAAAACCTCACTCGCTTTTCTTATGCTGGATATAGATTTCTTTAAAAATTATAATGACAGTCTGGGACACGCGGCAGGTGATCAGTGTCTCCAATTGGTGGCGGAAGTCTTACGGGGGGCGTGTTATAGACCAGGAGACTTTATCTTTCGGTATGGGGGAGAGGAGTTTTTTATCTTGCTTACCAATACGAGTAAAGAAGGGGCTTTGATTGTGGCGAATCGGATTCAGGATAACCTGGAGAAAAAAGCTATTCCACATCCTGCCTCAAAGATATCTTCGTATGTGACCGTCAGTATAGGAATGAGTGTTCCTGATGTTAATGTTGAAAGCTGGAAGGAGGGGGTAAAACAAGCTGATGTTGCCCTTTATCAAGCAAAACAAAACGGAAGGAAGAGAATAGAGGTTTTTCAGGGTTAA
- a CDS encoding PAS domain-containing protein, with protein sequence MATTRLSELGFDPNVFASAIFEYSDLAIFLVSVHGENDFTYGGLNPTHEKLTGLRSEDIREKHPHDFLPADLADVIVSHYEECRRQKTTIWYEGTIPFQGVDTFWITRLIPILDNEGKVVQIIGASININDRKEIEQKLLQLVEFNQRIIDISQMGILVLDKNGYTLSFNEEAKRIFGIDNEDEFLSRRFDELHPRHAASWSALWEKKHVYPEVNFVNLKGEKNGLSYRVLPPIIWEKRCSL encoded by the coding sequence ATGGCTACAACGAGGCTTTCTGAGTTGGGGTTTGATCCCAATGTTTTTGCATCGGCGATTTTTGAGTACAGCGATCTGGCTATTTTTCTTGTCTCTGTTCATGGTGAGAATGATTTTACCTACGGGGGACTTAATCCAACCCATGAAAAACTCACAGGACTCCGTAGTGAAGATATTCGAGAAAAGCATCCTCATGATTTTTTACCTGCCGATCTGGCGGATGTCATTGTTTCTCATTATGAGGAATGCAGGAGACAGAAGACAACCATCTGGTATGAGGGAACAATCCCCTTTCAAGGAGTGGATACCTTTTGGATTACGAGACTTATCCCTATTCTCGATAATGAAGGAAAAGTGGTTCAGATTATTGGAGCCTCTATTAACATTAATGATAGAAAAGAGATCGAGCAGAAACTTTTACAGTTAGTGGAATTTAATCAACGAATTATTGATATCTCTCAGATGGGAATTTTGGTGCTTGATAAAAATGGTTACACCCTCTCTTTTAACGAGGAAGCAAAAAGGATCTTTGGGATTGATAATGAAGATGAATTTTTGTCTCGACGTTTTGATGAACTTCATCCCCGTCATGCTGCCTCTTGGTCTGCTCTCTGGGAGAAAAAGCATGTTTATCCCGAGGTAAATTTTGTAAACCTCAAAGGAGAAAAAAATGGATTATCTTACAGAGTTCTCCCTCCTATTATCTGGGAAAAGAGGTGCTCATTGTGA
- a CDS encoding thermonuclease family protein gives MRKEKGVFFVLLLMASLAWGEWVSQQGKVVKVVDGDTIHVAFNRKKKVTVRLLYIDTFESSRNSKMKSDVKKLRSQGFVVSEKQLLEKGIEAKRYLLKRLSPGTAVRLEWDDTEPHDRYGRLLALVFVSSSNVCINEELIRLGYARPYILRKIPEAHKDFLDRAYEKALHDGKWSWLEKTEGR, from the coding sequence ATGCGGAAGGAAAAAGGAGTTTTTTTTGTGCTTTTATTGATGGCTTCCTTGGCATGGGGGGAATGGGTATCACAACAGGGGAAGGTGGTAAAGGTTGTAGATGGCGATACGATACATGTCGCTTTTAACAGGAAGAAAAAGGTTACTGTAAGACTTCTCTACATCGATACTTTTGAAAGCTCAAGAAATTCTAAAATGAAATCAGATGTAAAAAAACTTCGTTCTCAGGGCTTCGTGGTAAGTGAGAAACAGCTTCTCGAAAAGGGAATCGAGGCCAAACGCTATCTTTTGAAGCGACTCTCTCCGGGCACGGCAGTTCGACTGGAATGGGATGATACAGAACCTCATGATCGTTATGGAAGGTTGCTTGCTCTGGTTTTTGTTTCATCTTCTAACGTATGTATCAATGAAGAGTTGATTCGTTTGGGGTATGCTCGACCCTATATTTTACGGAAAATTCCTGAAGCCCATAAGGATTTTCTTGATCGGGCTTATGAAAAGGCTCTTCACGATGGAAAATGGAGCTGGCTAGAAAAAACAGAGGGAAGGTGA
- a CDS encoding PLP-dependent aminotransferase family protein has protein sequence MDSLLPSNLYELSREEKNHLLQKLETQYKSIQEEKLHLDITRGKPSPEQLDLSLPMLSILDEKHYQSENHTDCRNYGVLDGLPEMKKLFGEILDIPHENIFVGGNSSLNLMYDVLVQAMLYGLPGGTKPWKDEKISFLCPVPGYDRHFAILEHLGIEMIPIRLNEDGPNMESVLSLVERNPSIKGIFCVPKYSNPTGITYSDEVVKAFCTMKPAAPDFRVFWDNAYAIHDIESPGERLLNVFAEAQQHHCTDRFYIFTSTSKISFAGGGVACIATGEKNLKALKKHYSIQTIGYDKLNQLRHVLFFKDRKTIENHMKKHAEILKPKKDIVVNTLQKYFSNLGVVQWTNPRGGYFVCLETLPGCASKVVTLAHEAGVKLTPAGSTHPYNKDPKDTTIRIAFSYPSTKDIQKAMEVVSLCIALASLQTMLGQK, from the coding sequence ATGGATTCCCTTCTTCCGAGTAACCTTTACGAGCTTTCCCGTGAGGAAAAAAACCATCTCCTCCAGAAACTTGAAACACAATACAAATCCATCCAGGAAGAAAAGCTCCATCTCGACATAACCCGAGGAAAACCCAGTCCTGAACAGCTTGATTTATCACTGCCCATGCTCTCTATCCTTGACGAAAAACACTACCAGAGTGAGAATCATACCGATTGTAGAAACTATGGTGTTCTGGATGGTCTGCCTGAAATGAAAAAACTTTTTGGCGAAATCCTTGATATACCTCATGAAAATATCTTTGTAGGAGGAAACTCAAGCCTGAATCTCATGTACGATGTTCTCGTTCAGGCGATGCTCTATGGCCTTCCCGGCGGAACAAAACCCTGGAAAGATGAAAAGATCTCTTTTCTGTGTCCTGTTCCCGGTTATGACAGGCATTTTGCCATACTTGAACACTTAGGTATCGAGATGATCCCTATTAGGCTCAATGAGGATGGCCCAAATATGGAAAGCGTTCTCTCTCTTGTTGAACGTAACCCTTCCATCAAAGGGATCTTTTGTGTGCCAAAGTACTCCAATCCCACCGGCATCACCTACTCCGACGAAGTCGTTAAAGCCTTTTGTACGATGAAACCTGCCGCCCCGGACTTTCGTGTATTCTGGGACAATGCGTATGCTATTCATGATATCGAATCCCCAGGCGAAAGGCTTCTCAATGTCTTTGCAGAGGCTCAGCAACATCACTGTACAGATAGATTTTACATCTTTACCTCTACTTCAAAAATTTCCTTTGCTGGCGGTGGCGTTGCCTGTATAGCCACGGGAGAGAAAAATCTCAAAGCCCTCAAAAAACATTACAGCATCCAGACCATTGGCTACGACAAACTCAATCAACTCCGTCATGTCTTGTTCTTCAAAGACAGAAAAACCATCGAAAATCACATGAAAAAACACGCTGAAATCCTCAAACCGAAAAAAGATATTGTCGTAAATACCCTTCAAAAATATTTCTCGAACCTTGGAGTTGTTCAGTGGACAAATCCTCGAGGAGGATACTTTGTCTGCCTGGAAACCCTCCCCGGTTGTGCCTCGAAAGTAGTTACCTTAGCCCACGAGGCGGGTGTCAAACTCACCCCTGCGGGATCCACACATCCCTATAACAAAGATCCCAAAGATACCACGATCCGGATTGCTTTTTCCTATCCCTCAACCAAAGACATCCAAAAAGCCATGGAAGTGGTGTCTCTGTGTATTGCTCTCGCGTCTCTCCAAACCATGCTTGGCCAAAAATAA
- a CDS encoding methylated-DNA--[protein]-cysteine S-methyltransferase produces MWIVRHHKLTVFFTEENNMLQSVRLSLLPASLPPSYHPFCEIFENYLNGKQVSWPAYNQELLTPFQKLVFAAVVTIPYGETRTYKEVASMIGRPKAYRAVAQALKHNPFPLVIPCHRVVSSNFPQDIGGYTPDPEIKKILLTLEGVLF; encoded by the coding sequence ATGTGGATTGTTCGCCATCATAAACTCACCGTATTTTTTACCGAAGAAAACAACATGCTACAATCTGTTCGTCTTTCTCTTTTGCCTGCCTCTCTTCCTCCCTCGTATCATCCTTTCTGTGAAATATTTGAAAATTACTTGAATGGAAAACAGGTGAGCTGGCCCGCCTATAATCAGGAGTTACTCACCCCCTTCCAAAAGCTCGTCTTTGCCGCGGTAGTCACCATCCCTTATGGAGAAACAAGAACCTACAAAGAGGTCGCTTCTATGATCGGCCGTCCCAAAGCCTACCGTGCTGTAGCTCAAGCCCTTAAACACAATCCCTTTCCTCTGGTGATCCCATGCCATAGAGTGGTAAGTTCAAATTTTCCTCAAGATATTGGAGGATATACCCCTGATCCAGAAATCAAAAAAATTCTTCTCACGCTTGAAGGCGTTCTCTTTTAA
- the ftsZ gene encoding cell division protein FtsZ, with product MEEGFMEIFEKHEPVAKIKVVGVGGAGCNAVNRMIESGIKDVDFIAINTDLQVLNQSLAKTKIQIGKQATKGLGAGARPEMGEKAAQEDTETIRRALEKSHLVFITAGMGGGTGTGAAPVVAQIAKEMGALTIAVVTIPFDFEGAKRIQAAKEGIARLKEHVDTMLVISNSRIFRIIDRKTNVKEAFHKIDEVLKQAVEGISNIISQTGLINVDFADVRTVLSNRGEAIMGIGLGRGENRAMEAAKQALENPLIENSSFRNAGAMLVNVIGPEDMTMLEWQEAAQTISELARQDAEVIVGVNIDKSLKDGIRVVIIATDFQTEQAQKGEEEKLGISADEIFSERRLVKIPEVRSKRIYSYQESSKTNREVPRAVGDEDLDTPTFLRIQRRFKNQEHS from the coding sequence ATGGAGGAAGGTTTTATGGAAATTTTTGAGAAGCATGAACCGGTTGCAAAAATCAAGGTAGTTGGTGTTGGCGGTGCGGGTTGTAATGCTGTAAATCGTATGATTGAGTCCGGGATTAAGGATGTGGATTTTATTGCGATTAATACAGATCTTCAGGTTTTAAATCAGTCTCTTGCAAAAACAAAAATACAGATCGGCAAACAAGCCACAAAAGGGCTTGGGGCTGGAGCAAGACCAGAGATGGGTGAAAAAGCCGCTCAGGAAGATACAGAAACCATTCGTAGAGCCCTTGAAAAGTCTCATCTTGTTTTTATTACTGCCGGTATGGGTGGGGGCACAGGGACGGGGGCAGCTCCCGTCGTGGCTCAGATAGCCAAGGAAATGGGTGCTTTGACCATTGCTGTGGTTACTATTCCTTTTGATTTTGAGGGTGCCAAGCGTATTCAGGCTGCTAAAGAAGGTATCGCCCGGTTGAAAGAGCATGTTGACACGATGCTGGTTATTTCGAATTCTCGTATTTTCCGTATCATTGATCGGAAGACCAATGTGAAAGAAGCTTTCCACAAAATTGATGAGGTGTTAAAACAAGCTGTAGAAGGTATTTCCAATATTATTTCCCAGACAGGTTTAATCAATGTAGACTTTGCTGATGTGAGAACAGTTCTTTCTAATCGTGGTGAAGCCATCATGGGTATTGGGTTAGGGCGAGGAGAGAACCGCGCTATGGAAGCGGCAAAACAGGCTTTGGAAAATCCTCTGATTGAAAATTCTTCTTTTCGCAATGCAGGGGCGATGCTTGTCAATGTTATTGGTCCAGAGGATATGACCATGCTGGAATGGCAGGAGGCTGCTCAAACCATCTCAGAACTTGCCCGTCAGGATGCAGAGGTTATTGTTGGTGTGAATATAGACAAATCTCTCAAGGATGGTATTCGTGTCGTTATTATTGCTACTGATTTTCAGACAGAACAAGCTCAAAAAGGAGAAGAGGAGAAGCTGGGGATTTCTGCTGATGAGATCTTCAGTGAACGACGTCTTGTGAAGATTCCTGAAGTGCGTAGCAAAAGAATATACTCGTATCAAGAAAGCTCAAAAACCAACCGAGAGGTGCCCAGAGCCGTTGGCGATGAGGATCTGGACACTCCCACCTTCCTCCGTATTCAGCGTCGTTTTAAAAACCAGGAACATTCATGA
- the ftsA gene encoding cell division protein FtsA yields MATNNLSSIVVGLDIGTTKVCTVIGRIEQDLEIIGVSTVPSTGLRRGVVIDIEETARSIASSVQKAEIQAGETVQGVYIGISGGHIEGITSRGVVAISEKNREITEADVKRVIDAATAIVLPVDRDVIHVIPQEFIVDSEEGIRDPVGMSASRLEAVVHIVTAATTSLNNTLKAVKKAGCEVQDIVLQPLAASRAIVSDEERDMGVLVIDIGGGTTDYVIFKEGSLRDTGILALGGNHITNDVAYGLKTSFAVAEEVKKAFGCAIADYVDEDEVIEVPSVGRNLPRMESKRLLAEIIQPRIEEILSLVYQSVAEDYSLDGLLGGVILTGGVSLTPYITELASEIFNMPVRVGRPLGVRGLRDMVDSPIYSTAVGLCLYAMDHAPRLGATDYKDEEKNINSLVERLKEWVKEFF; encoded by the coding sequence GGTTTGCGTCGGGGGGTTGTTATCGATATTGAGGAAACTGCTCGTTCTATTGCGTCTTCTGTGCAAAAAGCAGAAATCCAGGCGGGCGAGACGGTACAGGGAGTGTATATAGGTATTTCCGGGGGGCATATTGAGGGTATAACCAGTCGGGGTGTGGTGGCTATTTCTGAGAAAAACAGAGAGATCACGGAGGCAGATGTCAAGAGGGTTATTGATGCAGCAACGGCTATTGTGCTTCCGGTGGATCGGGATGTGATTCACGTGATTCCTCAGGAGTTTATCGTGGATTCAGAAGAGGGTATAAGGGATCCTGTGGGTATGTCAGCAAGTCGTCTGGAAGCGGTGGTGCATATCGTGACGGCGGCGACGACTTCGCTCAATAATACGCTTAAGGCAGTAAAGAAGGCAGGTTGTGAGGTGCAGGACATTGTTCTTCAGCCTCTTGCGGCTTCTCGAGCTATTGTTTCCGATGAAGAGCGGGATATGGGAGTGTTGGTGATTGATATTGGTGGGGGTACGACAGATTATGTGATTTTCAAAGAGGGAAGTCTTCGTGATACAGGTATTCTTGCTCTGGGTGGGAATCACATTACTAACGATGTGGCGTATGGTTTAAAGACGTCGTTTGCAGTTGCCGAAGAGGTGAAAAAAGCCTTTGGCTGTGCTATAGCAGATTATGTAGATGAAGATGAGGTGATTGAAGTTCCTTCAGTTGGAAGAAATTTACCCAGAATGGAATCAAAAAGACTCCTTGCCGAGATTATTCAGCCAAGAATCGAAGAGATATTGTCATTGGTGTATCAATCGGTAGCAGAGGATTATTCCCTCGACGGTCTTTTGGGAGGTGTTATCCTGACAGGAGGGGTTTCCCTGACTCCGTATATTACAGAGCTTGCTTCCGAGATCTTTAATATGCCTGTGAGGGTGGGTAGGCCTCTCGGGGTGAGAGGACTGCGGGATATGGTGGACAGTCCTATTTATTCGACAGCGGTAGGATTGTGTTTGTATGCTATGGATCATGCCCCACGATTGGGTGCTACCGATTACAAAGATGAAGAAAAAAATATCAATTCGCTGGTAGAACGCTTAAAAGAATGGGTAAAAGAATTTTTCTAA